The following proteins are encoded in a genomic region of Oryctolagus cuniculus chromosome 6, mOryCun1.1, whole genome shotgun sequence:
- the WNT9A gene encoding protein Wnt-9a: MLDGALLARWPAAAFGLTLLLAALHPAAAYFGLTGSEPLTILPLSLEPEAAAQAHYKACDRLKLERKQRRMCRRDPGVAETLVEAVSMSALECQYQFRFERWNCTLEGRYRASLLKRGFKETAFLYAISSAGLTHALAKACSAGRMERCTCDEAPDLENREAWQWGGCGDNLKYSSKFVKEFLGRRSSKDLRARVDFHNNLVGVKVIKAGVETTCKCHGVSGSCTVRTCWRQLAPFHEVGKHLKHKYETALKVGSTTNEATGEAGAISPPRGRASGMGGSDPLPRTPELVHLDDSPSFCLAGRFSPGTAGRRCHREKNCESICCGRGHNTQSRVVTRPCQCQVRWCCYVECRQCTQREEVYTCKG; the protein is encoded by the exons GCTAACGGGCAGCGAGCCCCTGACCATCCTCCCTCTGAGCCTGGAACCCGAGGCGGCTGCCCAGGCGCACTACAAAGCGTGCGACCGGCTGAAGCTGGAGCGGAAGCAACGGCGCATGTGCCGCCGGGACCCGGGCGTGGCCGAGACGCTGGTGGAGGCGGTGAGCATGAGTGCGCTCGAGTGCCAGTACCAGTTCCGCTTCGAGCGCTGGAACTGCACGCTGGAGGGCCGCTACCGCGCCAGCCTGCTGAAGCGAG GCTTCAAGGAGACGGCCTTCCTCTACGCCATCTCCTCGGCCGGACTGACGCACGCGCTGGCCAAGGCGTGCAGCGCGGGGCGCATGGAGCGCTGTACGTGCGACGAGGCGCCCGACCTGGAGAACCGCGAGGCCTGGCAGTGGGGCGGCTGTGGCGACAACCTCAAGTACAGCAGCAAGTTCGTCAAGGAGTTCCTGGGCCGGCGGTCCAGCAAGGACCTGCGAGCACGTGTGGACTTCCATAACAACCTCGTGGGCGTGAAG gtGATCAAGGCCGGGGTGGAGACCACATGCAAGTGCCACGGTGTGTCTGGCTCATGCACGGTGCGGACCTGCTGGCGGCAGCTGGCGCCCTTCCACGAGGTGGGCAAGCACCTGAAGCACAAGTATGAGACTGCACTCAAGGTGGGCAGCACCACCAACGAAGCCACTGGCGAGGCGGGCGCCATCTCCCCGCCACGGGGCCGGGCCTCGGGGATGGGCGGCAGTGACCCCCTGCCCCGCACACCAGAGCTCGTACACCTGGACGACTcgcccagcttctgcctggctggcCGCTTCTCCCCAGGCACCGCTGGCCGCAGGTGCCACCGGGAGAAGAACTGTGAGAGCATCTGCTGTGGCCGCGGCCACAACACACAGAGCCGGGTGGTGACAAGACCCTGCCAGTGCCAGGTGCGCTGGTGCTGCTATGTGGAGTGTCGACAGTGCACGCAGCGCGAGGAGGTCTACACCTGCAAGGGCTGA